The Hymenobacter oligotrophus genome has a window encoding:
- a CDS encoding DNA-directed RNA polymerase subunit alpha, whose product MSILAFQMPEKVVMEKSDDFYGTFEFKPLEKGYGVTIGNALRRILLSSLEGYAITSVRTSNVLHEFQTIEGVIEDMSEIILNLKQVRFKKINDVIEDKITVRISGQESFTAGDINKFTNGFQVLNPDLVICNIDPSTSLEFEFTVQKGRGYVPAEENKPADQVFGQIAIDAIFTPIKNVKYSIENTRVEQKTDYEKLLLEIHTDGSIHPEDALKGAANILIQHFMLFSDNTMTFETAKAEEETSVDEETLHMRKVLKTPLQDMDLSVRAYNCLKAADIKTLGDLVQLDLADMMKFRNFGKKSLTELENLVEEKGLHFGMDVSRFRLDEE is encoded by the coding sequence CGTTTGAGTTTAAACCGCTGGAGAAGGGTTACGGCGTGACGATCGGCAACGCGCTACGTCGCATTCTGCTGTCGTCGCTCGAGGGGTACGCGATTACCTCGGTCCGCACGAGCAACGTGCTGCACGAGTTTCAGACCATTGAGGGTGTCATAGAGGACATGTCAGAAATCATTTTGAACCTGAAGCAAGTTCGGTTCAAAAAGATTAACGATGTTATCGAAGACAAAATCACGGTTCGCATCAGCGGACAAGAATCCTTCACTGCCGGCGATATCAACAAGTTCACCAACGGTTTCCAAGTGCTGAACCCGGATCTGGTGATCTGCAACATTGACCCGAGCACTTCGCTGGAGTTTGAGTTTACGGTTCAGAAGGGCCGTGGCTACGTACCGGCAGAAGAGAACAAGCCGGCTGACCAAGTATTCGGTCAGATTGCGATTGATGCCATCTTCACGCCGATCAAGAACGTGAAGTACAGCATTGAGAACACCCGCGTGGAGCAGAAGACAGACTATGAAAAGCTGCTGCTCGAAATTCACACGGACGGCTCGATTCATCCGGAGGATGCGCTGAAAGGAGCTGCCAACATCCTGATTCAGCACTTCATGTTGTTCTCGGACAACACGATGACCTTCGAAACGGCTAAAGCCGAGGAGGAGACCAGCGTGGACGAAGAGACGCTGCACATGCGCAAGGTCCTCAAGACCCCGCTGCAGGACATGGACCTGTCGGTGCGTGCTTACAACTGCTTGAAGGCGGCCGACATCAAGACGCTTGGCGACCTAGTGCAACTGGACCTCGCCGACATGATGAAGTTCCGTAACTTCGGTAAGAAGTCGCTGACCGAGCTGGAGAACCTCGTTGAGGAAAAAGGCCTCCACTTTGGTATGGACGTGTCGCGGTTCCGCCTCGACGAAGAATAG
- the rplQ gene encoding 50S ribosomal protein L17 codes for MRHGKKDNHLGRTTAHRGAMLSNMASSLILHKRITTTTAKAKELRKYVEPLLTRSKEDTTHSRRMVFAELQNKESVKELFGEVAGKIANRPGGYTRIIKLSAGRAGDNADMCIIELVDYNETLLEAKNAGAAKTTTRRSRRGGKKAEGAAAPAATTEAAPATEAPAADAASTEEAAS; via the coding sequence ATGAGACACGGTAAAAAAGACAATCACCTCGGCCGTACCACCGCTCACCGCGGTGCCATGCTGTCGAACATGGCTTCGTCGCTGATCCTGCACAAGCGCATCACCACGACGACGGCCAAGGCTAAAGAACTGCGTAAGTACGTTGAGCCTCTGCTGACCCGCTCGAAAGAAGACACGACGCACTCGCGCCGTATGGTATTCGCCGAGCTGCAGAACAAAGAATCGGTGAAGGAGCTGTTCGGTGAAGTGGCTGGCAAAATTGCCAACCGTCCCGGTGGCTACACCCGCATCATCAAGCTGAGCGCCGGCCGTGCTGGTGACAACGCCGACATGTGCATCATCGAGCTGGTTGACTACAACGAAACCCTGCTGGAAGCCAAGAACGCTGGTGCTGCGAAAACGACTACCCGTCGTTCGCGCCGCGGTGGCAAGAAAGCCGAAGGTGCTGCAGCTCCAGCTGCTACCACCGAAGCTGCTCCTGCTACGGAAGCTCCGGCTGCTGACGCTGCTTCGACCGAAGAAGCTGCTTCGTAA
- the eno gene encoding phosphopyruvate hydratase, which produces MSIIAAINARQIFDSRGNPTVEVDVTTDNGVVGRAAVPSGASTGKHEAVELRDDDKSKYMGKGVLKAVENVNSKIAEELVGFSVYEQSLLDKIMLELDGTPNKANLGANAILGVSLAIARAAAQEAGMPLYRYVGGVNASTLPVPMMNILNGGSHADNSIDFQEFMVMPVGAESFTEALRWGSEIFHNLKSVLKKQGLSTNVGDEGGFAPNIKSNEAAIEVVLQAIEAAGYKPGDDVMIALDAAASEFYSDGHYHFKKSTGDKLTSSEMATYWADWTRRYPIISIEDGLDEDDWAGWKQLTDEVGNNVQLVGDDLFVTNVKRIQEGIEKGVANAILIKVNQIGSLTETIDAINLGRRHQYKSIMSHRSGETEDNTIADLAVALNTGQIKTGSMSRSDRMAKYNQLLRIEQELGEVAYYPGRNM; this is translated from the coding sequence ATGAGCATTATCGCCGCCATCAACGCCCGGCAAATCTTCGACTCGCGCGGTAACCCGACTGTGGAAGTAGACGTGACTACCGACAACGGCGTAGTAGGCCGTGCTGCGGTGCCATCGGGCGCTTCTACGGGCAAGCACGAAGCTGTAGAGCTGCGCGACGACGATAAGTCGAAATACATGGGTAAGGGCGTGCTGAAGGCGGTTGAGAACGTCAACAGCAAAATTGCCGAAGAGCTGGTTGGCTTTTCGGTGTACGAGCAAAGCCTGCTCGACAAGATTATGCTGGAACTCGACGGTACGCCGAACAAGGCTAACCTAGGTGCCAACGCCATCTTGGGCGTATCGCTGGCAATAGCTCGGGCTGCTGCTCAGGAAGCTGGCATGCCGCTGTACCGTTACGTGGGTGGGGTGAATGCCTCGACGCTGCCGGTGCCGATGATGAACATCCTGAACGGTGGTTCGCACGCCGATAACAGCATCGACTTTCAGGAGTTCATGGTTATGCCGGTGGGCGCGGAGTCGTTCACGGAGGCGTTGCGTTGGGGTTCGGAAATTTTCCATAACCTGAAGAGCGTGCTGAAAAAGCAGGGCTTGAGCACCAACGTAGGCGACGAAGGCGGCTTTGCACCGAACATCAAATCGAACGAGGCGGCCATTGAGGTGGTGCTGCAAGCCATTGAGGCTGCAGGCTACAAGCCCGGCGACGACGTAATGATTGCGCTTGACGCAGCAGCTTCGGAGTTCTACTCCGATGGCCACTACCACTTCAAGAAGAGTACCGGCGACAAGCTGACGTCGTCGGAAATGGCTACGTACTGGGCTGACTGGACGCGTCGCTATCCGATCATCAGCATTGAGGACGGCCTTGACGAGGACGACTGGGCTGGTTGGAAGCAGCTGACCGACGAGGTGGGCAACAACGTGCAACTGGTGGGCGACGACTTGTTCGTAACGAACGTGAAGCGCATTCAGGAGGGTATTGAGAAAGGTGTGGCCAACGCCATCCTCATCAAAGTAAACCAAATTGGTTCGCTCACTGAAACCATCGACGCCATCAACCTAGGCCGTCGTCATCAGTACAAGAGCATCATGTCGCACCGTTCGGGCGAAACGGAGGACAACACCATTGCCGACTTGGCAGTGGCGCTGAACACGGGCCAGATCAAAACGGGTTCGATGTCGCGTTCCGACCGTATGGCCAAATACAACCAGCTGTTGCGTATTGAGCAGGAACTGGGTGAAGTAGCCTACTACCCTGGCCGCAACATGTAA
- a CDS encoding FtsB family cell division protein yields the protein MALPEVFDRVPRFLRSFYFLTGMTFLVWMTLFDANDLLKQYEMYDKWRELQVQKEYYTGKIAEVKKDRAELLSSPEMLEKFAREKYVMKRPGEDVFVLVPQEED from the coding sequence ATGGCTCTACCCGAAGTGTTCGATCGTGTGCCGCGCTTTCTGCGCAGCTTCTACTTCCTCACCGGCATGACCTTTTTGGTGTGGATGACGCTTTTTGACGCGAACGACCTGCTGAAGCAATACGAGATGTACGACAAGTGGCGCGAGCTGCAGGTGCAGAAGGAGTACTACACGGGCAAAATTGCGGAGGTGAAGAAAGACCGCGCCGAACTGCTCAGTAGCCCCGAAATGCTGGAGAAATTTGCCCGTGAAAAGTACGTGATGAAGCGCCCTGGCGAAGATGTATTCGTGCTGGTGCCGCAGGAGGAAGATTAG
- a CDS encoding anhydro-N-acetylmuramic acid kinase encodes MNPHLTRLCQIAQQPSRRIIGLMSGTSLDGLDVALCRLEGSGPATRLTLEQFATVPYPDDVRTRIRRVFARAEVQLEELTLLNAWLGTLHGQLVLECLHSWGISPTEVDAVASHGQTVYHAPEHQHQRPEYPHNATLQLADGDHVAVRTGIITLSDFRQKHVAAGGEGAPLAVYGDYLLFSSSSEDRLLLNLGGIANFTYLPASLDAAAVFSTDVGPGNTLLDAFVRELFPEHSYDPDGQFAAAGTSNAALLQALLDHPFFAAELPKTTGPELFNPAYVRAAQQRSGTSTLSPTDLLATLNELSAEGIARAAKQAFGPEPAAAVYASGGGMHNPTLMAAIRQRLPRCHFADTQHLGVAPDAKEAVLFAVLANEALAGSGVAMGSGRQRVPAVHMGKISLPG; translated from the coding sequence ATGAACCCGCACCTCACTCGCCTCTGCCAAATTGCCCAGCAACCCAGCCGCCGCATCATCGGCCTCATGTCGGGTACTTCGCTCGATGGCCTCGACGTGGCTTTGTGCCGGCTCGAGGGCAGCGGCCCGGCCACGCGCCTCACGCTGGAGCAGTTTGCCACCGTACCTTACCCCGACGACGTGCGCACACGCATACGCCGGGTATTTGCCCGGGCCGAGGTGCAGCTAGAAGAACTTACCTTGCTGAACGCCTGGCTGGGCACGCTGCATGGCCAGTTGGTGCTCGAGTGCTTACACAGCTGGGGCATTAGCCCTACCGAAGTAGACGCCGTAGCCAGCCACGGCCAAACCGTATACCATGCGCCCGAGCATCAACACCAGCGCCCGGAGTACCCGCACAACGCCACCCTACAGCTCGCCGACGGCGACCACGTAGCCGTGCGCACGGGCATCATCACGCTCAGCGATTTTCGGCAGAAGCATGTGGCCGCCGGTGGCGAGGGCGCACCCTTGGCCGTGTACGGCGATTATTTGCTCTTCTCTAGCTCATCTGAAGATCGGCTGCTGCTGAACCTAGGGGGCATTGCCAACTTCACTTACCTGCCGGCTTCGCTTGATGCCGCGGCCGTGTTCAGCACCGATGTGGGCCCGGGCAATACCTTGCTCGATGCTTTCGTGCGCGAGCTGTTTCCCGAGCACAGCTACGACCCCGATGGCCAATTCGCTGCCGCCGGCACCAGCAACGCTGCGCTGCTTCAAGCTTTGCTCGATCATCCGTTTTTCGCTGCTGAACTGCCCAAAACCACCGGCCCAGAGTTGTTTAACCCGGCCTACGTGCGGGCGGCGCAACAGCGCAGCGGTACCAGTACCCTCTCCCCCACCGATCTGCTGGCTACGCTTAACGAGCTCAGCGCCGAGGGCATTGCCCGAGCAGCTAAGCAGGCTTTTGGGCCTGAGCCCGCGGCGGCAGTGTACGCCAGCGGCGGCGGCATGCACAACCCCACGCTTATGGCTGCCATCCGGCAGCGCCTGCCCCGCTGCCACTTCGCCGATACGCAGCACCTAGGCGTAGCCCCCGATGCCAAGGAAGCCGTGCTGTTTGCTGTGCTGGCCAACGAGGCGCTGGCTGGCTCCGGCGTAGCTATGGGTTCGGGCCGCCAGCGCGTACCAGCCGTGCACATGGGCAAAATTTCGTTGCCTGGCTAG
- a CDS encoding YdeI/OmpD-associated family protein, giving the protein MAKADLATLGEVYAANRQEWRQWLTQNHAAAAGVWLVYYKKASGRPSISWAEAVEEALCFGWIDSKANTIDEHRYKQVFTPRKPRSVWSKINKQYIERLIADGLMHPAGLRAIEVAKQNGSWTAIDSAENLEVPTDLAEALAANQAARRNFDTFSPSNRKQLLQWLLSAKRPETRARRVAEAVQMAAANQTLVQAQAQRRL; this is encoded by the coding sequence ATGGCCAAAGCAGACCTCGCAACCCTAGGTGAAGTGTATGCCGCCAACCGACAGGAATGGCGGCAGTGGCTAACCCAAAACCACGCCGCGGCCGCCGGGGTGTGGCTGGTATACTACAAGAAAGCGAGCGGACGACCCAGCATTAGCTGGGCCGAAGCAGTGGAGGAAGCGTTGTGTTTTGGTTGGATTGACTCCAAAGCCAATACCATTGACGAGCACCGCTACAAACAAGTGTTTACGCCGCGCAAACCGCGCAGCGTGTGGTCGAAAATCAACAAGCAGTACATCGAGCGGCTAATTGCTGATGGGCTGATGCATCCGGCAGGGCTGCGAGCCATAGAAGTAGCAAAGCAAAACGGCAGCTGGACGGCCATCGACTCGGCCGAGAACCTCGAAGTGCCAACCGATCTGGCCGAGGCGCTGGCAGCCAATCAAGCGGCTCGTCGCAATTTCGACACTTTCAGCCCCAGCAACCGCAAACAACTGCTGCAATGGCTGCTCAGTGCCAAACGCCCCGAAACGCGGGCGCGCCGCGTGGCGGAAGCCGTACAGATGGCTGCTGCCAACCAAACGCTGGTGCAAGCCCAGGCGCAGCGGCGGCTATAG
- the dnaK gene encoding molecular chaperone DnaK, whose amino-acid sequence MAKVSINLTTGALQQEEIIVGIDLGTTNSLVAYIHPESRQPIAINDMGRGAIVPSVVHFPADGSAPIVGNDAKGYLETDPERTIYSVKRLLGKSYRDLGNHAGELGYKVIDDDAEGLVKIRVQDRFYSPIELSAEILKELRARAEHSLKTPVNKAVITVPAYFNDSQRQATRDAGRLAGLEVLRIVNEPTAAALAYGIGLSPEEEKTVAVYDLGGGTFDISILSLHQGIFEVLSTNGDTYLGGDDFDRVVVNHWVHRHELQSAVQQDSLLKQRLRLMAEQAKRHLSQEEVFGAALNSEVNLTLTRAEFNQLIQPLVARTIDSCRQALADAKLTADKLDAVLLVGGSTRVPLVFDSVSEFFGQQANSSLNPDEVVALGAAIQADILAGNRRDILLLDVTPLTLGIETMGGLMDPIIPRNSKIPTKAGRQYTTSVDGQVNMKISVFQGERDLVRENRKLAEFDLRGIPAMPAGLPKIDVNFILNADGILKVEAIELRSGIQQSIEVKPQYGLTDDQVEQMLMDSLMHAKDDVAARMVIEARTAAEQMLYQVDRFVHNNGQHLTEEEISQTRQKADALRSVLGSGDKDAIYRAVDDLEELTRPFAERVMQISIKQAMSGKKII is encoded by the coding sequence ATGGCCAAAGTTTCCATCAACCTAACGACCGGCGCCCTCCAGCAGGAGGAGATTATCGTCGGCATCGACCTAGGTACCACCAATAGCCTCGTTGCGTACATCCACCCCGAGTCGCGGCAACCCATTGCCATCAACGATATGGGTCGCGGTGCCATTGTGCCGTCGGTGGTGCATTTTCCGGCCGATGGCTCGGCGCCCATCGTCGGCAACGACGCCAAAGGATACCTCGAAACCGACCCCGAACGCACGATTTACTCGGTAAAGCGCCTGCTCGGCAAATCGTACCGCGACCTAGGCAACCACGCCGGCGAGCTGGGCTATAAGGTTATTGACGACGATGCCGAAGGCTTAGTGAAGATTCGGGTGCAAGACCGCTTCTACTCCCCCATCGAGCTATCGGCCGAAATCCTGAAAGAGCTGCGTGCCCGCGCCGAGCACTCGCTCAAAACGCCCGTTAACAAGGCGGTAATTACCGTACCGGCTTACTTCAACGACTCGCAGCGCCAAGCCACGCGCGATGCAGGCCGCCTGGCCGGGCTGGAGGTGCTGCGCATCGTAAACGAGCCCACGGCGGCGGCCTTGGCCTACGGCATTGGTCTCTCGCCCGAGGAAGAGAAAACCGTGGCCGTGTACGACCTAGGCGGCGGCACTTTCGACATCAGCATCCTGAGCCTGCACCAAGGCATTTTTGAAGTGCTGAGCACCAACGGCGACACGTACCTAGGCGGCGACGATTTCGACCGCGTGGTGGTAAACCATTGGGTGCACCGCCACGAGCTGCAGAGCGCCGTGCAACAAGATTCGCTGCTGAAACAGCGCTTGCGCTTAATGGCCGAGCAAGCCAAGCGCCACCTCAGCCAGGAAGAAGTGTTCGGCGCCGCCCTCAACAGCGAGGTAAACCTGACGCTTACCCGCGCTGAGTTCAACCAACTTATTCAGCCGCTGGTGGCGCGCACCATCGACTCGTGCCGCCAGGCCCTGGCCGATGCCAAACTCACGGCCGATAAGCTCGATGCCGTGTTGCTGGTGGGCGGCTCTACGCGCGTTCCGCTGGTGTTCGACAGCGTGTCGGAGTTCTTCGGGCAGCAAGCCAACAGCTCGCTCAACCCCGACGAGGTAGTAGCCCTAGGTGCCGCCATTCAGGCCGACATCTTGGCTGGCAACCGCCGCGATATTCTGCTGCTCGATGTAACTCCGCTCACCCTAGGTATCGAAACCATGGGCGGGCTGATGGACCCCATCATTCCGCGCAATTCCAAAATCCCAACGAAAGCCGGCCGCCAGTACACCACCTCCGTCGACGGGCAGGTGAACATGAAGATTTCGGTGTTTCAGGGCGAGCGTGATTTGGTGCGCGAAAACCGCAAGCTGGCCGAGTTCGACCTGCGCGGCATTCCGGCGATGCCCGCCGGCTTGCCCAAAATCGACGTAAATTTTATCCTGAACGCCGACGGCATTCTGAAAGTGGAGGCCATCGAGCTGCGTTCCGGCATCCAGCAAAGCATCGAGGTAAAGCCCCAGTACGGTCTCACCGACGACCAAGTAGAGCAAATGCTTATGGACTCGCTGATGCACGCCAAGGACGACGTAGCCGCGCGCATGGTTATCGAAGCCCGCACCGCCGCCGAGCAAATGCTGTATCAGGTCGATCGGTTTGTGCACAACAACGGCCAGCACCTCACCGAGGAGGAAATCAGCCAGACGCGCCAGAAAGCCGATGCTTTGCGCAGCGTACTTGGTTCGGGCGACAAAGACGCCATTTACCGCGCCGTTGACGACCTGGAAGAGCTTACCCGCCCCTTCGCCGAACGCGTAATGCAAATCAGCATCAAGCAGGCCATGTCGGGCAAGAAGATCATCTAG
- a CDS encoding alpha-amylase family glycosyl hydrolase, whose amino-acid sequence MLKVWRAASRLGALLTVGFALLAGQPAQAQKVVLQGFWWDYWNSNYPNGWANYLAELAPRLKAMGVDAVWIPPTIKNGNQGNGYSPFDHYDLGDKYQKGFVATRMGTKDELLRMVAVLHANGIEVVQDVVLNHVDGAGSSTGAGGQDPAAWEDYTTSKYKNFRYVSYNSPATSEDAANYLARSGRWPKNWQNFNPNPGNNSTSGDLNAVYFGPDVSFYNGSYGQSSNATFNPAQSADYMRTQARNWMIWYKKQVGFDGVRLDAVKHFPAFATEDFLYNLQANAGWANGGATMFAVGEWVGGSAQLDQWCTDVQDRAGTFDFSLRDGLYSIVSGGGNFNIGSLPGYQQGRRVVYQGGKYVHRTVPFVNNHDTFRPQVGSTGNYTGWNTGSELAPHIDPFDPRLSATYAAALALDGSPQIFFEDLFNVGGTGKRYSHRPTSTTDLPTRSDLENLIWCHQNLRFKDGAYKVRWQAQDHLVIERSTKAIIGINDNFSAWQNNTVSCDFAPGTVLKDYSGANGTATVTVSASQTVAINTPPCNGTAAGGRRGYSVWAPVNATTGYSRPALATTHEWELADDLGDRDSRSLGQGGQLPAGSTAWRTAGRIYVGANKTVTYTLYPANGAYSLVAGIYNSAGTLVSSRSGTGTLTGTYTPTADGWLTIRARQNATTNPAQKAFIKVTYTAPATINTATAARGTAGAPEAAPALANNLEIYPNPAAADHIEVTMTTGTEQDVNLRVLDVTGRLVHQQTQKLYPGSNTTRVLPAKQLPGGLYTITVPELNLTRKLVVK is encoded by the coding sequence ATGCTGAAAGTGTGGCGCGCGGCCTCCCGCTTGGGGGCGCTGCTTACGGTTGGCTTTGCCCTGTTGGCGGGCCAACCAGCACAAGCTCAAAAAGTTGTCCTGCAAGGCTTCTGGTGGGACTACTGGAATTCTAACTACCCCAACGGCTGGGCCAACTACCTGGCCGAGCTAGCCCCGCGCCTGAAAGCCATGGGCGTGGACGCCGTCTGGATTCCGCCTACTATCAAGAACGGCAACCAGGGCAACGGTTACTCCCCCTTCGACCACTACGACCTAGGCGACAAGTACCAGAAGGGTTTTGTGGCCACGCGCATGGGCACCAAAGACGAACTCCTGCGCATGGTAGCCGTGTTGCACGCCAACGGCATTGAGGTAGTGCAGGATGTGGTGCTGAACCACGTTGACGGAGCCGGCTCGAGCACGGGCGCCGGCGGCCAAGACCCTGCCGCTTGGGAAGACTACACCACCAGTAAGTACAAAAACTTCCGTTACGTTTCGTACAACTCGCCGGCCACGAGCGAGGACGCGGCCAACTACTTGGCGCGCTCGGGCCGTTGGCCCAAAAACTGGCAGAACTTCAACCCCAACCCCGGCAACAACTCGACTTCCGGCGACCTGAACGCCGTGTACTTTGGGCCCGATGTGAGCTTTTACAACGGTTCGTACGGGCAAAGCTCCAACGCCACCTTCAACCCCGCCCAAAGCGCCGATTACATGCGCACCCAGGCGCGCAACTGGATGATTTGGTACAAGAAGCAGGTGGGCTTTGATGGCGTGCGCCTGGATGCCGTGAAGCATTTCCCGGCTTTCGCTACCGAAGACTTCCTGTACAACCTGCAAGCCAACGCCGGGTGGGCCAACGGCGGGGCTACCATGTTTGCCGTGGGCGAATGGGTAGGCGGCTCGGCACAGCTCGACCAATGGTGCACCGATGTGCAAGACCGCGCCGGCACCTTCGATTTCTCGCTGCGCGATGGCCTCTACAGCATTGTGAGCGGCGGCGGCAACTTTAACATTGGCTCGCTGCCGGGCTACCAGCAGGGCCGCCGCGTGGTGTACCAAGGCGGCAAGTACGTGCACCGCACCGTGCCCTTCGTAAACAACCACGACACCTTCCGGCCACAAGTAGGCTCGACGGGTAATTACACGGGTTGGAACACCGGCTCGGAGCTGGCCCCGCACATCGATCCGTTCGACCCGCGCTTGTCGGCCACGTACGCCGCAGCTTTGGCCCTCGACGGTTCGCCCCAAATTTTCTTCGAGGACCTGTTTAACGTGGGCGGCACGGGCAAGCGCTACTCGCACCGCCCCACCAGCACCACCGACCTGCCCACCCGCTCCGACCTCGAAAATCTGATTTGGTGCCACCAGAACCTGCGCTTCAAGGATGGGGCATACAAGGTGCGTTGGCAGGCGCAAGACCACTTGGTGATTGAGCGCAGCACCAAAGCCATCATCGGCATCAACGACAACTTCTCGGCCTGGCAGAACAACACAGTATCGTGCGATTTTGCCCCCGGCACGGTGCTGAAGGATTACTCGGGCGCCAACGGCACGGCCACCGTTACGGTAAGTGCTTCGCAAACCGTTGCTATCAATACGCCGCCTTGCAACGGCACGGCGGCAGGTGGCCGCCGCGGCTACTCGGTGTGGGCCCCGGTAAACGCTACCACCGGTTACTCGCGCCCTGCTCTGGCTACCACCCACGAGTGGGAACTGGCCGACGACCTAGGCGACCGTGACAGCCGCTCGCTGGGCCAAGGCGGTCAACTGCCCGCTGGCTCTACGGCATGGCGCACAGCCGGCCGCATTTACGTAGGCGCCAACAAAACCGTGACGTACACGCTGTACCCTGCCAACGGAGCCTACTCGCTGGTAGCGGGCATTTACAACTCGGCCGGTACGCTGGTAAGCAGCCGCTCGGGCACCGGTACGCTCACCGGCACCTACACGCCCACGGCCGATGGTTGGCTAACCATCCGGGCCCGCCAGAACGCTACTACCAACCCCGCTCAGAAGGCGTTCATCAAGGTAACGTACACGGCGCCGGCCACCATTAACACGGCTACGGCGGCCCGCGGCACGGCAGGCGCCCCCGAAGCCGCTCCGGCCCTGGCCAACAACCTGGAGATTTACCCCAACCCGGCTGCCGCCGACCACATTGAGGTGACGATGACCACCGGCACCGAGCAAGACGTGAACCTGCGCGTGCTCGACGTAACCGGCCGCCTCGTGCACCAGCAAACCCAGAAATTGTACCCCGGCTCCAACACTACCCGTGTGCTGCCCGCCAAGCAGCTGCCCGGCGGCTTGTACACCATTACGGTGCCCGAGCTGAACCTGACGCGTAAGCTGGTGGTGAAGTAA
- a CDS encoding murein L,D-transpeptidase catalytic domain family protein: protein MEKQSVVHRLRLKVKARRAVRRALPFVASLFLATPLAAPVTTTAARTQSTSATAPVKRALAKVMFAQGTRQVYNELKLSEKGLSFDVFEKAYTGYMNLRIQGKLNDQRQLLTVVDFNLPSTEKRLWVLDLEQKTVLFNTLVAHGHNSGENMATNFSNQNESNMSSLGFYVTDTEYYGKHGRSLKLDGVDQGYNDNARDRAVVMHGADYVSEDFIRQFGRLGRSLGCPALPMDQYAQIIDAVGGGTCLFLNGNSPDYQSQYLNTDLAASAFAAADLGESV, encoded by the coding sequence ATGGAAAAGCAAAGTGTCGTACACCGTTTGCGTTTGAAGGTAAAGGCCCGCCGCGCTGTGCGCCGTGCCTTGCCCTTTGTGGCTTCGCTGTTTTTGGCCACTCCGCTGGCTGCGCCGGTTACCACCACGGCCGCGCGCACCCAGAGCACGTCGGCTACGGCGCCCGTGAAGCGCGCCTTGGCCAAGGTGATGTTTGCGCAGGGCACGCGCCAGGTGTACAACGAGTTAAAGCTTAGCGAAAAAGGTTTGAGCTTCGACGTGTTCGAGAAAGCCTACACGGGCTACATGAACCTGCGCATCCAAGGCAAGCTGAACGACCAGCGGCAACTGCTCACGGTAGTCGACTTCAACCTGCCTTCCACCGAAAAGCGCTTATGGGTGCTCGACTTGGAGCAGAAAACGGTGCTGTTCAACACGCTGGTGGCCCACGGGCACAACTCCGGCGAAAACATGGCTACCAACTTCTCGAACCAAAACGAGTCGAACATGAGTAGCCTGGGCTTTTACGTTACCGACACCGAGTACTACGGCAAGCACGGTCGTTCGCTTAAGCTCGACGGCGTTGATCAAGGCTACAACGACAACGCCCGCGACCGGGCCGTGGTAATGCACGGAGCCGATTACGTGAGCGAAGATTTTATCCGGCAGTTTGGTCGCCTGGGCCGCAGCCTTGGCTGCCCGGCTTTGCCCATGGACCAATATGCCCAAATTATCGACGCGGTAGGCGGGGGCACGTGCTTGTTCCTGAACGGCAACTCGCCCGATTACCAATCGCAGTACCTCAACACCGACTTGGCCGCCAGCGCATTTGCAGCCGCCGACCTAGGCGAGTCCGTATAA